Proteins from a genomic interval of Xiphias gladius isolate SHS-SW01 ecotype Sanya breed wild chromosome 23, ASM1685928v1, whole genome shotgun sequence:
- the LOC120784947 gene encoding moesin-like isoform X3 produces MLSWSLPSCPAQLANSFLTRVLEQHKLNKNQWEERIQVWHQEHKGMLREDAMLEYLKIAQDLEMYGVNYFSIKNKKGSELWLGVDALGLNIYDKKDKMTPKIGFPWSEIRNISFNDKKFVIKPIDKKAPDFVFYVPRLRINKRILALCMGNHDLYMRRRKPDTIEVQQMKAQAREEKNKRQMERALLESEKKKRENAEKETEKIARETMELMERLRQIEEQTKRAQDELEEQTRRALELEKERKVAQEEAERLEKDRRAAVEAKAALLHQSETQIKNQESLATELAELTSKISQLEDAKKKKDEETKRWQKRAVMVEADLERTKDELKMKLMGVHIQDSVHPHMHEHDETDESSAEASAELTSPGMVRDRSEEERVTEAQKNQRLQKNLKFLSTELSGAVDESKKTPNDLIHAENVKAGRDKYKTLRQIRQGNTKQRIDEFESM; encoded by the exons GGTTTTGGAGCAACACAAGCTGAATAAGAATCAATGGGAGGAAAGAATCCAAGTGTGGCATCAAGAGCACAAGGGAATGCTGAG AGAAGATGCCATGTTGGAGTACCTGAAGATAGCCCAGGATTTGGAGATGTACGGTGTCAATTATTTCAGCATCAAGAACAAGAAAGGATCAGAGCTGTGGTTGGGAGTGGACGCCCTGGGTCTTAACATCTATGACAAAAAGGACAA GATGACCCCAAAGATTGGCTTCCCCTGGAGTGAGATCAGAAATATTTCCTTCAATGACAAGAAGTTCGTCATCAAGCCAATCGACAAGAAGGCTCCG gactttgttttttatgtaccTCGTCTTCGCATCAATAAACGTATTCTGGCATTGTGTATGGGGAATCATGACCTGTACATGCGCAGACGTAAACCGGACACCATTGAGGTGCAGCAGATGAAGGCCCAggccagagaggagaagaacaaGAGGCAGATGGAAAG GGCTCTGCttgagagtgagaaaaaaaagcgagaaaatgctgaaaaggaaacagagaaGATTGCCCGTGAGACCATGGAGCTGATGGAGAGATTGAGACAGATTGAAGAGCAGACAAAGAGAGCTCAAGATG agctggaggagcagaCTCGGAGGGCTCTTGagttagagaaagagaggaaagttGCTCAGGAGGAGGCTGAGCGACTGGAGAAGGACCGTAGAGCTGCAGTGGAAGCAAAAGCAGCCCTGCTACACCAATCTGAAACCCAGATCAAGAACCAGGAAAGCTTG gCGACTGAGCTGGCAGAGCTTACCTCTAAGATCTCCCAGCTGGAAGACGCCAAGAAGAAAAAGGACGAGGAGACAAAGAGATGGCAGAAAAGG GCGGTGATGGTAGAAGCTGATTTGGAGCGAACCAAAGACGAGCTGAAGATGAAACTCATGGGTGTCCACATTCAGGATTCAGTCCACCCCCACATGCATGAGCACGACGAGACGGATGAGAGCAGCGCAGAGGCGAGCGCTGAGCTGACTTCTCCAGGCATGGTCCGAGATCGCAGTGAGGAGGAAAGAGTAACAGAGGCCCAGAAGAACCAGAGACTGCAGAAAAACCTCAAG TTCCTGAGCACTGAGCTTTCTGGAGCTGTAGATGAGAGCAAAAAGACCCCCAATGACCTGATCCATGCTGAAAATGTGAAGGCAGGCCGTGACAAATACAAGACCCTACGTCAGATTCGTCAGGGCAACACCAAACAACGCATAGATGAATTTGAGTCCATGTGA